The proteins below are encoded in one region of Planctopirus limnophila DSM 3776:
- the hemC gene encoding hydroxymethylbilane synthase, with protein sequence MPVLRIATRASQLALWQANFVADSLRSLDPELTVELVHVTTTGDRVQGEPLRQFGGQGVFTREVQAALLEGRADIAVHSLKDLPTVPTAGLELAAVPARAPVADALLLPTGHSGPASLAMLPRGARIGTGSPRRQAQLLRIRPDLVCSEVRGNLDTRIRKLDAGEYEGLILAVAGLSRLGWSDRISLILAPPTMFPAAGQGALGLECRHGDEATIRWVSQLEDRQTRLAVDAERAVLRTLEAGCHAPVGTWASWKSPETLHLEAILIAPDGSETLAAASSMQGPLSQYGSGNALDAAHELGANVAHLLLKQGASRYLV encoded by the coding sequence ATGCCTGTACTTCGAATTGCCACGCGTGCGAGTCAGCTTGCACTCTGGCAGGCCAACTTTGTTGCGGATTCGTTACGATCGCTGGATCCTGAACTCACAGTCGAACTCGTGCATGTCACCACGACGGGTGATCGAGTTCAGGGGGAGCCTTTGCGTCAGTTTGGCGGGCAGGGCGTCTTTACTCGCGAAGTTCAGGCGGCATTACTCGAAGGCCGAGCGGATATTGCTGTTCACAGCCTGAAAGATCTGCCGACTGTCCCCACAGCCGGGCTGGAACTCGCCGCTGTCCCCGCGCGAGCACCGGTGGCCGATGCGCTGCTGTTACCCACAGGTCATTCCGGCCCCGCTTCACTCGCCATGTTGCCTCGTGGCGCACGGATCGGGACCGGCAGCCCGCGCCGGCAGGCACAGCTCTTGAGAATTCGCCCCGATCTTGTTTGCTCCGAAGTTCGCGGCAACCTCGACACGCGCATCAGAAAGCTCGATGCCGGTGAGTACGAAGGACTGATTCTGGCAGTGGCTGGATTATCCCGCCTGGGCTGGAGTGATCGCATCTCGCTGATTCTTGCCCCCCCCACGATGTTTCCAGCGGCTGGTCAAGGTGCCCTGGGATTAGAATGCCGCCACGGGGATGAAGCGACGATCCGCTGGGTCAGCCAATTGGAAGATCGCCAGACACGACTGGCTGTTGATGCCGAACGTGCCGTCTTGCGTACATTGGAAGCGGGTTGTCATGCTCCCGTGGGGACCTGGGCTTCGTGGAAGTCGCCCGAAACTCTCCATCTGGAAGCGATTCTCATCGCACCCGATGGTTCTGAAACGTTAGCGGCTGCAAGTTCGATGCAAGGGCCACTTTCTCAATATGGCAGTGGGAACGCTCTTGATGCCGCTCATGAACTCGGGGCGAACGTGGCCCACCTGCTATTGAAACAAGGTGCCTCGCGGTATCTGGTGTGA
- a CDS encoding ComF family protein — MDQTPQHPKLTNPRLHGWSRTLRDWLFPPACALCHQESEPSTSHAGGSFCHDCRQQLHAASAWYCPRCGAVVGPYSATSEGCIHCRHDRLDMQHVWSIGNYEPPLSHAISRAKQGDLALIQGLTELLWEIHGPAMIAWQPDLVIPVPVQWIDRLTRSRIPTDELALLISQRLRARLLLRALRKPRRTIPQHQLSGKERRKNIRLAHRAGWRTRFTSQRVLLVDDVLTTGSTANDCIRALQASGSGPVAVAVWGRGIGQQHTPHPQDEASSIPPI, encoded by the coding sequence ATGGATCAAACCCCTCAGCACCCGAAACTCACCAACCCACGACTGCACGGCTGGAGCCGCACGTTGCGTGATTGGCTTTTTCCTCCGGCATGTGCTCTTTGCCATCAGGAAAGCGAGCCATCGACGAGTCATGCGGGCGGTTCATTCTGCCACGACTGTCGCCAGCAGTTGCATGCCGCCAGTGCTTGGTACTGCCCGCGATGTGGTGCTGTTGTCGGGCCTTATTCGGCCACCAGCGAAGGCTGCATTCATTGCCGCCACGACCGGCTCGACATGCAGCATGTCTGGTCGATCGGGAATTACGAACCACCCCTCTCACACGCAATCTCTCGCGCCAAGCAGGGAGATCTCGCTTTGATTCAAGGATTGACGGAACTCCTCTGGGAGATCCACGGCCCTGCGATGATTGCGTGGCAGCCCGATCTGGTGATCCCTGTTCCCGTGCAGTGGATTGATCGACTGACGAGAAGTCGCATTCCCACCGATGAACTGGCTCTGCTGATCAGCCAGCGGCTGCGAGCGAGGCTCCTATTGAGGGCTTTGCGAAAGCCACGACGCACCATCCCGCAGCATCAGCTTTCCGGGAAAGAGCGGCGGAAAAACATTCGTCTGGCTCACCGGGCTGGCTGGCGAACACGCTTCACCAGCCAGAGAGTCCTGCTGGTCGACGATGTCCTCACGACAGGCAGTACAGCCAACGATTGCATTCGCGCCTTGCAAGCCAGCGGCTCAGGCCCGGTGGCGGTGGCTGTCTGGGGTCGCGGAATCGGACAACAGCATACCCCACATCCTCAAGATGAGGCCTCATCGATCCCGCCCATCTGA
- the hpnE gene encoding hydroxysqualene dehydroxylase HpnE, with translation MAGGFARDGSAHATIHWEQIGVQHQATSPGRAITVERVTIVGGGLAGMAAAAALVHHQVPIRLLESRPRLGGRASSFRDQVTGEAIDNCQHVAMGCCTNFIRFCEMTGIRQHFEPARELYFFGPQGEMTKFAASRLPAPLHLAGAFFRLSYLSLSEKLALGRALSRLAVATETSITFADWLKNQHQPPRVIDHFWNVVLVSALSESLDRIGLQQARKVFVDGFLRNPQGWVVEIPQQPLEELWAGPVRQYLEANHGLVEVGQGVAKVELCHVNHPHSQADGWRVTGLTMRDSRMIPTGEMIVALPWYRLGEIFPEESPLAEIIAQARQLEAAPISSVHLWYDRPITDLPHATFVSGLCQWLFIKPREAGAPEQAQEAAHYGYQVVISASRVLAGQSQEKIIEQVENELRGYFPALGDAHRVHARVVTEHKAVFSPLVGSEALRPAQQSPIANLQLAGDWTKTGWPATMEGAVRSGFLAAENVLRRLDQPAKVLVEDLPTSRLPRLVWGRLS, from the coding sequence ATGGCTGGCGGTTTCGCTCGCGATGGATCGGCACACGCTACAATTCACTGGGAACAAATCGGGGTTCAACACCAGGCGACTTCGCCGGGGAGAGCAATCACTGTGGAGCGAGTGACAATTGTGGGTGGCGGGCTGGCAGGCATGGCGGCTGCCGCTGCGCTGGTGCATCACCAGGTGCCCATCAGGCTCCTCGAATCCCGTCCACGACTGGGTGGCCGGGCAAGTTCTTTTCGCGATCAAGTCACGGGTGAAGCGATCGATAACTGCCAGCATGTCGCGATGGGCTGCTGCACGAACTTCATCCGCTTCTGCGAAATGACAGGGATTCGGCAGCACTTTGAACCTGCCCGGGAGCTTTACTTTTTTGGCCCTCAGGGAGAGATGACAAAGTTTGCCGCCAGTCGCCTGCCGGCACCACTGCATCTGGCGGGCGCATTTTTCCGGCTGAGTTATCTTTCACTGTCGGAAAAGCTGGCGCTGGGCCGTGCGTTGTCGCGATTGGCAGTTGCCACGGAAACATCGATCACGTTTGCCGACTGGCTCAAGAACCAACATCAGCCACCACGGGTGATTGATCACTTCTGGAATGTGGTGCTGGTGAGTGCCCTTTCGGAGTCACTGGATCGAATTGGTCTGCAACAGGCACGGAAGGTGTTTGTCGATGGTTTCTTGCGGAACCCTCAAGGCTGGGTGGTCGAGATTCCTCAGCAGCCGCTGGAAGAACTCTGGGCTGGGCCTGTCCGTCAATATCTCGAAGCCAACCACGGGCTGGTCGAAGTGGGGCAAGGTGTGGCAAAAGTCGAGCTTTGCCATGTGAATCATCCGCATTCACAGGCCGATGGCTGGCGAGTCACCGGCCTGACTATGCGTGACTCGCGGATGATCCCCACCGGGGAAATGATTGTGGCGCTCCCGTGGTATCGACTGGGAGAAATCTTTCCCGAAGAGAGCCCGCTGGCGGAGATCATTGCCCAAGCCAGGCAGCTTGAGGCGGCACCCATTTCGAGTGTTCACTTATGGTATGACAGGCCGATCACAGATTTGCCGCATGCGACCTTTGTGAGTGGCTTATGCCAGTGGCTGTTCATCAAGCCCCGGGAAGCGGGTGCACCGGAGCAGGCCCAGGAGGCTGCCCACTATGGCTATCAGGTGGTCATCAGTGCGAGTCGAGTGCTGGCGGGGCAATCACAGGAGAAGATCATCGAGCAGGTGGAAAATGAGTTGAGGGGATACTTTCCTGCTCTTGGTGATGCGCATAGAGTCCATGCCCGGGTGGTGACAGAGCATAAAGCGGTCTTTTCGCCATTGGTCGGAAGTGAAGCTTTGAGGCCCGCACAGCAGTCGCCAATTGCGAATCTGCAACTGGCTGGCGACTGGACCAAGACGGGCTGGCCTGCGACGATGGAAGGGGCTGTCAGAAGCGGTTTTCTCGCTGCAGAAAACGTCCTCCGCCGCCTGGATCAACCGGCAAAAGTGCTAGTTGAAGACCTCCCCACCAGCCGACTGCCAAGACTGGTCTGGGGAAGGTTGTCTTAA
- a CDS encoding sulfatase-like hydrolase/transferase has protein sequence MIHNHWLDHLLALRSILLLLAIVSPSMGLKLVAASDKPNVLLICVDDLKPTLGCYGDPLAKTPNIDRLASRAVLFESAYCNQAVCSPSRNALLTGLRPQTLGIYDLGTNFRKSRPNAITMPQFFKQQGYHTAALGKIFHVGHGNGEDQASWSVPHFKANVVGYALPESKAPQGLTREEALFDNKSAAGLPRGAVIEAANVSDETYADGKIAQEAMLRLQQASQKPNEPFFLAVGFVKPHLPFVAPQKYWDLYQRDQFSLPSITKAPAGAPAYAPTNWGELRQYQGVPQEGPLSADLQKELIHGYYAATSYMDAQVGRVLDELDRLQLTDRTIVVLWGDHGWHLGDHGMWCKHSNYEQATRIPVLFSIPGGQKNVKTKALLETVDIYPTLCQLAGLPSPADIDGSSQIQVLSHPQSHLKDHVIHVYPRSPQGKGPILGRAIRTERYRLVEWKGYGASPETAEYELYDYQADPLERENLASQQPQVVEQLKSLLARHPEAKPQIKANATPAKPAEATSPQKPTAKIDRNKLFATKDKNADGKLTHEEFMSNQPDGPAAAQRFIKFDINKDGTLSQEEFVGSGSTRKTQ, from the coding sequence ATGATTCACAACCATTGGCTCGACCACCTTCTCGCGCTGCGATCGATCCTGTTGCTGCTGGCCATCGTCAGTCCGTCGATGGGCCTCAAGCTCGTCGCGGCAAGCGATAAGCCGAATGTACTGCTGATCTGCGTCGACGATCTCAAGCCCACGCTGGGTTGCTATGGCGATCCTCTGGCAAAAACGCCGAATATTGATCGACTGGCTTCCCGAGCCGTCCTGTTTGAAAGTGCCTATTGCAATCAGGCCGTCTGCTCGCCCTCACGCAATGCACTCCTCACAGGCCTGCGCCCGCAGACGCTGGGCATTTACGATCTGGGTACCAACTTCCGGAAATCCCGGCCCAACGCCATCACCATGCCCCAGTTCTTCAAACAGCAGGGCTATCACACCGCAGCACTCGGAAAAATCTTTCATGTCGGTCACGGCAACGGCGAAGACCAGGCCTCCTGGAGTGTCCCGCACTTCAAAGCCAACGTCGTCGGTTATGCCTTGCCAGAAAGCAAAGCCCCACAAGGTTTGACTCGCGAAGAAGCTCTATTTGATAACAAATCAGCCGCCGGCCTCCCGCGCGGTGCAGTGATCGAAGCTGCCAACGTTTCCGATGAAACCTATGCCGACGGAAAAATCGCTCAGGAGGCAATGCTCCGTCTGCAGCAGGCCAGCCAAAAGCCCAATGAACCCTTCTTTCTCGCCGTCGGCTTTGTGAAGCCGCACCTCCCCTTTGTCGCTCCCCAGAAGTATTGGGATCTTTACCAGAGAGATCAGTTCTCCCTCCCCAGCATCACTAAAGCCCCGGCCGGCGCACCGGCTTATGCCCCCACCAACTGGGGCGAACTCCGCCAATATCAAGGCGTGCCACAGGAAGGCCCACTCTCCGCAGACCTGCAGAAGGAGTTGATCCATGGCTACTACGCCGCCACCAGCTACATGGATGCTCAAGTCGGTCGTGTCCTCGATGAACTCGATCGCCTCCAATTGACCGATCGCACGATCGTCGTCCTCTGGGGCGATCATGGCTGGCATCTGGGTGATCACGGCATGTGGTGCAAACATTCCAACTATGAGCAGGCCACTCGAATTCCTGTCCTGTTTTCCATTCCCGGCGGTCAGAAAAATGTCAAAACCAAGGCTCTGCTTGAAACCGTCGATATCTATCCCACACTCTGCCAGCTCGCTGGCTTGCCCTCACCTGCCGATATCGATGGAAGCAGCCAGATTCAGGTTCTAAGCCATCCCCAGTCTCACTTGAAGGATCACGTGATTCATGTCTATCCCCGTTCGCCTCAGGGAAAAGGGCCGATTCTGGGCCGGGCGATTCGGACGGAGCGTTACCGCCTCGTCGAGTGGAAGGGCTATGGTGCCTCGCCGGAGACCGCAGAGTATGAACTCTATGATTATCAGGCCGACCCACTGGAGAGAGAAAACCTGGCGAGCCAGCAGCCCCAGGTTGTCGAGCAGCTCAAATCACTCCTGGCTCGCCATCCAGAGGCGAAACCTCAGATTAAAGCCAACGCCACGCCAGCCAAACCTGCTGAGGCCACGTCTCCACAAAAACCCACAGCAAAAATCGATCGCAACAAACTCTTCGCCACGAAAGACAAAAACGCGGATGGCAAATTGACCCACGAAGAGTTCATGAGCAACCAACCCGACGGCCCCGCCGCCGCCCAAAGGTTTATTAAATTCGATATCAATAAAGACGGAACCCTGAGCCAGGAAGAATTTGTCGGCAGCGGTTCAACGCGTAAAACCCAGTAA
- the ggt gene encoding gamma-glutamyltransferase, whose amino-acid sequence MKSLPIVGRFKPFAAVCLAILAVSCSGSLFADDAIADRFAASFEHGAVAADHPLASEAGAQMLRQGGNAVDAAVATSFALSVVRPASCGIGGGGFMVIWKAKEQKVFALDYREIAPAAATPEMFIEAPMSSRRGAKAVAIPGTVAGLCQALKEHGTLDLATVLAPAIRMAREGYAIDEHDLAIQAETLKTLGQRDAEYAGLYNRYLNAGKTWKLGEKFYSPQLPALEAIAKDGPQAFYEGTIAREMAQWMKEHGGIITAQDLANYKPRPRTPLQLDWRGGKVYTMPPPSSGGICLLQVLQILDAYGEKHPAQSLKVLGHNTPKGLHLLTEAMKHAYADRAEFLGDTDFVQVPMEKLLSREHARDLASRVDLTKTFPPEHYGKFAPLNDAGTSHLSVIDRDGNAVACTETINLTYGSYVVLPESGIILNNEMDDFAAVPGKPNAFGLLQSASNEVQPGKKPLSSMTPTLFIKDGQVQVAVGASGGPRIISSTIQVFLNSTEHQLEPAAAVASPRIHHQWMPNTLVIENKLEDLGEELAAFGHEISQRSSLAITQLVTRRDGKLWAVSDPRKHGQPAGH is encoded by the coding sequence GTGAAATCCTTACCGATCGTGGGCCGTTTCAAGCCTTTTGCTGCCGTTTGCCTCGCCATCCTGGCTGTGAGTTGTTCTGGTTCACTTTTCGCAGATGATGCCATTGCTGATCGCTTTGCCGCCTCTTTCGAGCATGGGGCGGTCGCCGCTGATCATCCCTTAGCGAGTGAAGCGGGCGCTCAAATGCTGCGTCAGGGTGGCAATGCCGTCGATGCTGCTGTCGCCACGTCGTTCGCGCTTTCGGTTGTGAGGCCTGCCAGTTGTGGTATTGGGGGCGGTGGATTTATGGTCATCTGGAAGGCGAAAGAGCAAAAAGTTTTCGCCCTCGATTACCGTGAGATCGCACCGGCAGCCGCCACGCCAGAGATGTTTATCGAGGCCCCGATGAGCAGTCGCCGCGGAGCGAAGGCTGTCGCCATTCCGGGTACAGTTGCCGGTCTTTGCCAGGCTCTCAAAGAACATGGCACGCTCGATCTGGCCACAGTTCTGGCACCTGCCATTCGGATGGCACGCGAAGGCTACGCCATCGACGAGCACGATCTTGCAATTCAGGCCGAAACTCTCAAGACGTTAGGCCAGCGCGATGCAGAGTATGCCGGACTCTACAATCGCTATCTCAATGCCGGCAAAACATGGAAGCTCGGCGAGAAGTTTTACTCCCCCCAACTCCCCGCACTCGAAGCGATTGCCAAAGATGGCCCCCAGGCGTTCTATGAAGGCACCATTGCCCGCGAAATGGCCCAGTGGATGAAAGAGCATGGCGGCATTATCACGGCTCAAGATCTTGCCAATTACAAACCCCGGCCACGCACTCCTCTGCAGCTCGATTGGCGGGGAGGCAAAGTCTATACCATGCCTCCTCCATCCAGTGGCGGGATCTGCCTGCTGCAAGTCCTGCAGATTCTCGATGCCTATGGTGAAAAGCACCCGGCACAATCACTCAAGGTACTGGGCCATAACACCCCGAAAGGCCTGCATCTACTGACAGAAGCGATGAAGCATGCCTATGCCGATCGCGCTGAGTTTTTGGGCGATACGGACTTTGTCCAAGTCCCTATGGAGAAACTTCTCTCGCGTGAGCATGCCCGCGATCTGGCCAGCCGCGTCGATCTGACGAAGACATTTCCACCCGAACATTACGGCAAGTTCGCCCCTCTGAATGATGCCGGCACCAGCCACCTTTCGGTGATTGATCGCGATGGGAATGCCGTCGCCTGCACCGAGACCATCAATCTCACCTATGGCAGCTATGTGGTTCTTCCCGAATCAGGCATTATCCTGAACAACGAAATGGACGACTTCGCCGCTGTCCCTGGCAAGCCCAATGCGTTTGGTCTTCTTCAAAGTGCCAGCAATGAAGTTCAGCCCGGCAAGAAACCACTTTCGAGCATGACACCCACACTCTTTATCAAAGATGGCCAGGTACAGGTGGCTGTTGGAGCTTCCGGTGGGCCCAGGATTATCTCCTCGACCATCCAGGTCTTTCTCAACAGCACTGAGCATCAACTGGAACCTGCTGCGGCGGTGGCCAGCCCAAGAATCCATCACCAGTGGATGCCGAATACGCTGGTGATTGAGAACAAACTGGAAGATCTCGGCGAAGAACTGGCTGCCTTTGGCCACGAAATTTCGCAGCGATCATCTCTCGCCATTACCCAACTCGTGACGAGAAGAGATGGCAAGCTGTGGGCCGTCAGCGATCCCAGAAAGCATGGCCAGCCTGCGGGGCATTAA
- a CDS encoding class I SAM-dependent methyltransferase: protein METIQGHLYDFPKYYDLIFGSDWKAEFDFLQAAFERYSKKPVTRLYEPACGTGRLLIKLAEAGYEVAGNDLNPHAVKFCNNRFVRKGFEPVATVGDMANFKLPKKVDAMFNMINTFRHLPDEAAAESHLECVANHLVKGGLYLLGLHLTPLTPQVCTEECWSATKGSLTVNSRLWSIDINPKTRIERIGMNYDVYTPTKQFRIEDETTFRTYTAQQMAMLLLQVPQLELIAVHDFRYDIDGEITISGDTEDVVYVFRKR, encoded by the coding sequence ATGGAAACGATTCAGGGACACCTCTACGACTTTCCCAAGTACTACGACCTGATCTTCGGCTCCGACTGGAAAGCCGAGTTCGACTTTCTTCAGGCCGCTTTCGAGCGCTATTCCAAGAAACCGGTGACAAGATTGTACGAGCCAGCGTGCGGCACAGGCCGCCTGCTCATCAAGCTGGCCGAAGCCGGTTATGAAGTGGCCGGGAACGACCTCAATCCGCACGCCGTCAAATTCTGTAACAACCGGTTTGTGCGCAAGGGCTTTGAACCTGTGGCGACCGTGGGGGACATGGCCAACTTCAAGCTCCCCAAAAAGGTGGATGCCATGTTCAACATGATCAACACCTTCCGTCACCTGCCCGATGAGGCGGCTGCGGAAAGTCATCTGGAGTGTGTTGCCAATCACCTCGTTAAAGGGGGGCTCTACCTGCTGGGACTGCATCTGACACCTCTCACGCCGCAGGTTTGTACGGAAGAGTGCTGGTCGGCTACCAAGGGGAGCCTGACGGTTAACTCGCGGCTATGGTCAATTGATATCAATCCTAAAACGCGCATTGAGCGGATCGGGATGAACTATGATGTCTATACACCCACGAAGCAGTTTCGCATCGAGGACGAAACCACCTTCCGTACGTATACCGCCCAGCAGATGGCCATGCTGCTGCTGCAGGTTCCGCAGTTAGAGCTGATTGCCGTCCACGACTTCCGCTATGATATCGACGGCGAAATCACGATCTCCGGCGATACGGAAGACGTCGTCTACGTCTTCCGGAAAAGGTAA
- a CDS encoding ribosomal protein L7/L12 has protein sequence MPIVLIGGGIFVLGLMAVMALFLLRLLSTPAERDPVDQHELQQRRDERKARFQKLLTDLPTSTRDEIIDLIGQRQKIAAIKLLRDATGMGLREAKEAVELLE, from the coding sequence ATGCCCATTGTCCTCATTGGTGGAGGAATTTTTGTTCTCGGTCTGATGGCTGTGATGGCCCTGTTTCTTCTCAGGCTTTTGAGCACACCTGCCGAGAGAGATCCGGTCGATCAGCACGAACTCCAGCAAAGGCGTGATGAACGAAAAGCCCGCTTTCAAAAACTGCTGACAGATCTCCCCACATCGACCAGAGACGAGATCATCGACCTCATCGGTCAACGCCAGAAGATCGCAGCGATCAAACTCCTCCGCGATGCCACCGGCATGGGCCTCAGAGAGGCCAAAGAGGCCGTCGAGTTACTCGAATAA
- a CDS encoding ATP-binding protein: MSYRSIKRMLGETSLERKCRLLFGSGLLLLITGSFYIYARQTTDLVFRQNQTTARLLVAPIVMEKHWKWSDSGNIGTDNVERMAAELKPEELKDYSWTLLNAELSNPSARPLDGEGHIALEAIRGGESEVIKVIRDRSRQQYIYYGGVYATDSCLDCHRQHNKNPRLRAGDLIGMVKISFPLEKTQRSLAWNNAILLTTAIVTAFLAMLAAYAIVRYVIVKPVLHLKDVSDAIARGSLDMRADIRTGDEFEELSHAFNRMLRHLVTVQEELQHVNHDLDGKVDELAQVNLRLFELNKIKNEFLATMSHELRTPLNSILGFSEVLLSTSTLPDKQRRYVSNIQTAGKNLLNLINDVLDLAKIESGRMELHPSDFSIYDLVERQVGSLMPLAEKKHLELTSEVSPEVPLLWQDAGKLQQILGNLLSNAIKFTPDGGKVRVKVDLCPAERSPEEQTETIEAGDAPPVLDHFALIVEDTGIGIPLEEQERVFEKFRQGQSTPGQKDLLTREYEGTGLGLSIVRELSRLMGGEVRLQSEFGKGSVFTVVLPLKLKAQSESETILPLPKLESNSKLMLKLTR, translated from the coding sequence ATGTCGTATCGCTCGATTAAACGCATGCTGGGAGAAACCAGCCTCGAACGCAAATGCCGACTCCTCTTCGGTAGCGGTCTGTTACTATTGATTACCGGCAGCTTCTATATTTATGCCAGGCAAACCACCGATCTCGTGTTCCGGCAGAATCAGACCACCGCCCGGTTGCTCGTGGCTCCGATCGTCATGGAGAAGCACTGGAAATGGTCGGATAGCGGGAATATCGGTACCGATAACGTCGAGCGCATGGCAGCTGAACTGAAACCGGAAGAACTCAAGGATTATAGCTGGACGCTATTAAACGCCGAGCTTTCGAATCCTTCGGCCAGGCCCCTCGATGGTGAGGGGCATATTGCTCTCGAAGCGATTCGCGGCGGTGAATCGGAAGTCATTAAAGTCATTCGAGATCGTTCGAGGCAGCAATATATTTACTACGGCGGTGTCTATGCGACAGATTCCTGTCTCGATTGCCATCGGCAGCACAATAAAAACCCGAGGCTGCGGGCGGGTGATCTCATCGGCATGGTGAAGATTTCGTTCCCTTTGGAGAAGACCCAGCGATCGCTGGCATGGAACAATGCCATTCTGCTGACGACGGCCATTGTGACGGCATTTCTGGCCATGCTCGCTGCTTATGCGATTGTGCGCTATGTAATTGTTAAACCCGTACTGCACTTAAAAGATGTGAGCGATGCGATTGCCCGTGGAAGTCTCGATATGCGGGCCGATATTCGTACGGGCGATGAGTTTGAAGAACTGTCGCATGCTTTTAACCGCATGCTCAGGCATCTGGTGACTGTGCAGGAAGAGTTGCAGCATGTGAATCATGATCTTGACGGTAAAGTGGATGAACTCGCCCAGGTGAACTTGCGACTGTTTGAACTGAATAAGATCAAGAACGAGTTTCTGGCAACGATGAGCCATGAACTGAGAACGCCGCTCAATTCGATTCTGGGTTTCAGCGAAGTTCTGTTATCGACCTCGACACTCCCGGATAAACAGCGGCGATATGTCTCCAACATTCAGACGGCTGGTAAGAATTTATTGAACCTGATTAATGACGTGCTCGATCTGGCGAAGATTGAAAGTGGCCGGATGGAACTGCACCCGAGCGACTTCTCGATTTACGATCTGGTCGAGCGGCAAGTGGGTTCATTGATGCCACTGGCGGAAAAGAAGCATCTCGAGTTGACGAGCGAAGTTTCTCCCGAGGTCCCTTTGCTATGGCAGGATGCAGGCAAACTGCAGCAGATCCTCGGAAACCTGCTGTCGAATGCCATTAAGTTTACGCCGGATGGTGGCAAGGTGCGGGTGAAGGTGGATCTTTGCCCGGCCGAACGATCTCCTGAAGAACAGACGGAGACCATCGAAGCAGGTGATGCGCCTCCAGTCCTGGATCATTTCGCATTGATAGTCGAAGACACCGGGATTGGTATTCCCCTCGAAGAACAGGAGCGGGTCTTTGAAAAGTTCCGGCAGGGGCAATCAACACCTGGTCAGAAAGATCTTCTGACACGCGAGTATGAAGGGACGGGGCTGGGCCTGTCGATTGTTCGTGAACTCTCCCGGCTCATGGGTGGCGAAGTCAGATTGCAGAGCGAGTTTGGCAAAGGGAGTGTGTTCACCGTTGTCTTGCCACTCAAGCTCAAGGCCCAGTCGGAATCGGAGACAATCCTGCCGCTGCCTAAGCTCGAATCGAACAGCAAGCTGATGTTGAAGCTGACCCGTTAG